The sequence ACAATGGCAATAATTGTCCTTTCATCGACCCCAGTAAATATTTTTGGCTGTGCAGCTGCAGTGTACCAATTTTTATCATTCCGTTTAACTTGTGTAATCTATGTTCTCCGCATAGATCCCTTCAGGAAACCCAACATTATCAACTGTTTGTATTGCTTACATTGACAGAGAGAACCTTAGATTCTGATAAGATGGTAAAACAGattaaagattttgaaaaagcaaCACATTTTCTATTCATTAACTATAAATTTGTGATAAAGTCTGCTTTGGAAACTTTGGGTGTTATGACGGTCTTCAAGCGACTTGAGGTTTTCAAACAACTCTATTACTTACTTTAGGAAACGTCGTCGTCTTCACCAAGTAATATTAGATAAGCCGCATGCGTACAGacattcaattttgttttccGCAGTGTCGTGGGCCCTCAATATCAGACACAACATCGAGATTATATCAACGTATCTGTTCAGTTACTAACTTAGAAAGGTTtcacgcccccctccctgtTGCGATCAGAAAGTTGTTCACCCTTCGCATATCTCTGTCATTCAGATTGCACGATAATGATGTTTAATTTACTTTGCGAATTGTAGGACTAGCTACGGTTACACCATCGCATCCTAGTCTTAAGCTATTCCAATAACATCCAAGATACGTATGGCAACGATATAAGATTAAACTGATAAATGAGCTTTACCTTTGTTGAGAGCCTCCCCAAAAGAGCATAGGAGTAAAACTCCCAATGCGATTTTCCAAGTCATTGTCGCCGTTCTTAGCCCTCCTTAGTATCCCCCGTTGTATGCAGAGTTGATGTAAGTTGTAGTCGCTGTATCGCAAGTTTGGTGAATATGATGAGTATAAAGGTTCGCTCTCCCAGTTGTATTTAAAAGCTTCCTGTCGTTCCTACGCCCCGGAATTTGATGTAACAATCCAGGTATGCCGAGACAGTGGGCTGAAAATGGGAGGGTACTGGCCAGCGGCCAGGTCGGCTATTGTTCGCGCATTATGGTGAGTCAAGTGCGAATTACCCTGCGGCAGGTAACCTGCAACTGGAGACAAAAGGTGCTCTGAGTGTAAGTGTGGCGATGTGGAAAGACTTAAGATTCTCGGCATTGTTTTATTTAAATACAGCGATAGTTTTAGACATTTTGCCGGTTGTAGTATCATATAAAAAGCAAAAGTAAGTAAGAAAGAGGCAGATGGAAGAATGGACAGATAGGACTGTTTGCTTATTATGTATTGTTCAAGTGTCGTTCAATACGACAATCACGTAGTGGCTAATTCAGAGCGAGCAGGTGAAAGTGCTGTTTTGAATCAATTTAACAACATTTGGAATGTTTTACACACTTGTTGGACTCCATAGCAATTGGTATCCACACTATAAGGGACTTTTTAGTAGACAATTGTGATGTTTACTGATCGGTGTCCAGAGGTCACACGTGttaaaaacagcctgagccggTTTATCAGTCAAAAACCTTGGCGCAATTAGGGAGCGATCTTTCGCCCCTCGGGAGCATCTCATATTCTTCTTCTTATATCTAACGAAACCGATTTGTCTACATGTGTATATGGGTGGCAATCAGATAGCAGCTATTATTATCCGAACCAAAGCTTCTACTGTAAGGTTTCAAGTTTAGAGGGCAATTAAAAACATGTCGTCAGGCCGGTAATGCATTTGTGTGCGCGTCATCTCTTTGAGCCAATCTATTCCTGCTTAATGGGATCATCCGATATCATTTCATGTGTTTCCCCTGAACTATTAGCATGAAGAGATTAACGTGCGCATATGataagtgtttgtttttgtacaaatCCCCCGAACGTGAGGAGTACTTGTGATTACCTGAGTCATTTCACTTCTGTAACGATCCCAGAGCGTGTTCAACAGCCCGGAAAGGTGACGGGACGGTCTTAAGATATGCTTCTTACATTCAGGTTTTATTTAGACATGCACTGTACTTTCATTAGTATGTTTTAGGACTATCGACCTTATACTAGCACATTGATAGCGCTTACTGTAGCTGTATAGGTCATTTGTAGACTGAGAAAGTGAACGCACCATGTATGGCAATAAAATATTTATGTGACGTTGGAGTGGGGGCGGTCCCACACCTGTGGCTTCTGGTGCGGGCCTCCACTCCCATGTTTACGTATGGGAAATCCGGTGGGAAAAATACAACAAGATCATGCTGCTTTTCTTTTTAACAACATGACGGCATAAGGAAGCAAAGGCACACcttaatagatttttttttcaaagcgtaCGGTAGAAGGTATTTAGAACATTTTGTCATGACACACGAGTAAGACTTAAATCAGTTGACTACATAATCGAAAACGCTTCCCTTGCAAATCGTACATGAAAATTGTACATGAAAGAGTCCAGGAGGAACACCGTCTGACCATGCTAATGGGGACACGGCTCATTACGATAATCGTCTGCACAAATCCTGAGCACGCGTGTTTGTCGTCTTCTTTTAGAAACGAATTCGTAATACTATATCTCTGCCTGACCTACCGCTATGGCCGGCGCCATTAGCTTGAAATGGCGGCTACGTTAGCCGCCCCGTCATAGGTCGGTGCTGTCAAATCTGGCTTGACTTACGGTTAAAACTGTGAGACAGCGGAAACAAATTGCAATTAACAATTATATAGACATTAATCAATGATTAGTATAAGGTATAAGGTATATTTTTCCATAATGCTATAACTTTAAACTCCAGGTCCCAGACATGATCAGTGACTTGGCTTGCACTCAGAACAATAATttctttattatatatataagggGCAACACTAAATGAATTTCTGTGTGAATTTCTGAGTGAACAAACGTGGACACCACTCATCCTTACTTACTGTCCGGCGTTTGCTAAGTTCTCACCTCTCCTATCTAAAGTTTTCCATTGCCTTGCACCATAGATAATCTGGACAAAGGTCAATAAACAACTGCATGTTATATAGGGAGTCAATGAATAATTACGTATGTTATATAGCGCGACCCACTAGCACAATGTAAGCTGATCATCACGGGTAAAGATGATAAACCACACCACCACCGAACTACATTTAGGTGTCAAATCGGATTCTACACAACAATTATCTGATGCTGTCGAATCTCAATGCGCCAAAGACATTGGTATTCCTTTGCAACGGGAATTGTAACCGATACCCAAACACAAACAATTATGAATTCCTTGCTGTATGTTACAGATAGCAGCCATCAGCGGCGCAGGGCCAGTGCAGCGGTTGTTCTTGTACCGAGTGGTTCGGGTACCGTGAGCTTCAGGAAAAGGAACTCCAGTATCTTCGAGAAGAGAATCTTCAGCATCTCAAGAAGAGGAGGTCCAGCATCTTAAGACATCATGACCGTCATCACCAGCTTCTCGTCGGGAGATGAAAAGCGTGAAAAGCATAACTACAACTACGACTGCACCTTCGCTGGTGGGAAGGAGCGGAGGAAGTACTTCACCAGGCAGTTCTTCTGCATCTTTCCCCCGGTCTACCCGACGGGATCGCTCTTCCAGCCGCCCAGCGTTTTCAACAGCGGCTCCTGGAGTGTCCGCCTGAAGCTCAACAGGCAGACATCGCTGCGCCAacggtacatactgtttttaaGTTCTAATTAGGTACAATGCATAacgttcaacaacaacaaaaaaatactggAATCTTTGTCAGAAATGTCGGTGACTGTTCAGGTGCTTTTAACGTGGCTTGAGTAGGACAGGTGTTTTTAAAGTACACATTATTCTACCTAAGATGCTTTTAAACCTGTACTTTTAACAAAAGAAACTCTCGTACAGTGTCGTATATGTCGGCAAGACTCTAGACTCTGTCGGGCAAACTCGGTCGCCATTTGTAATTTATTAATTGTTATTTTTAATTGTTATTCTTGACATGTATCATACTAAAATACTTTATCTATCTTCTATACTCATTGATATGAGACTTCCATGGGGTTGTATACCTGTCATCTTTATTACCAGCAAAGGGCAACTTTGTTTAACGTTACCAATTTGAAGGTAAAGAGTTCATACAATCCGTATAAGAAGGGACAAAAAGCAACCCTAGGCCATCAACCTCCGTCTTCGATTCTACAGCTTGGCATTCCGGCCTGGCATGTCGTGTTTGTTATTGTACTGCATCCATATTGTCCCGTGTTCAAGTTTGCAAGTCAGCTTTCACGTTTTGGTATTGGCAAAAAGTACTTTCATAATTCTACAAATCAAGCATTTCATAAGTGGTTCTGAACATGCCATCGTTGCATTTTATCTGTATAATTGGGGCGGTAAGCTATAGCTTAATTACTGCTTCGTATCCATCAGGAATGAGAATATTGATGATGCTTCCACTTCTGTTTTTGCAGGAGGACCCCCATCTTCCTTCGGAACTACACCCAGCCAGGCTCTGGATTCACCGTCCGCTAAGCACACGGGCGACCGAAATGCCTGAGGATGTCAACGAAGAAATGCACTCATAAGAAACAAAGCTTTACTCAAGTTATAGACCCGGCGGAATCGTCGCGTATGAACCTATTTTGAGATCTATCTGTCATCATGTAAGTCGTTAAAGAACATAAGGGTCACGCCCCGCATTCGTCAGTGTTATTCTTGTCTATGACACCGTGCCAGCCTCTGTGAGTATGGCATCAATGTGACCTGATACCAATTGCCATGACCTATGCTTGTAATATACAGTCTGTTTGGTACTAACTAAACGGGGTTGCAAAGTTGCAAACAGATTTGTTGGGCAGATATTGCACAGattaaaggtaaaaaaaatcatctcctcCTTGACATAAGCGAAATGGCAACCACTGTCATAATTTCTCTTCCTTAGTTGGCTTTTGCTAAAACGTTTGGCTTTCGTTAGacattgtattatgtatgtGAAAAATCAGCAAAGTATGCTTCATCGTGAATTTCTCATTGCCATATTTACGCCTGTGGCTCACAACGTGTACTTAGCTAcacgacatacatgtaagccGCCACTTCAGCGGATTAGGCGGGTCGAGAGTTAAACTATTAACATTGATATTCCGTTACAACAAAACGTGAAAGGATGACAGTTTAGTCAGACATAAATCGATATCAAATATCGCTGAACATTGTATGAGCCAGTCCCCCagttttcttatcaaaatgttatcttttttaGATGAAAGTCAAAAATCGCTGATGAGTATTTCGTTGTCAAAGAAATGGACACCAAAGCTTCGTGCAAAAGTGCGAAAGGACCTTTCCACTTGTAAACATTACAGCGATACAAAAGAGCTGCgtgttttgaatttttgaaattCTATGCAGGGTGTGAGGTCTGGATCCCAGCGAGAGCAAGTGGTGCACGCCATGATCCACATGTAGCTGGCAGCGGGGAACATTGCTGTGATAAATCAAGGCTTATATTACGTTCTGACCCTACAAAAGCTCAAGCTGTGGGCCTAAAATCAAATATGCCTTTCTCTGTGTAGTATTTGCCTAATGTTTTATGTCACGTTGTTCTGATGTTCTTATATGTCTATCAACAAACTTTTGATGAGAATATTTGGACATCTGAATATTCCTGCGAGACCCTGTAACAGTCGTGGATTAACACGGCGTCACTCTTTCATcaaatttgttgttgctgtactTTAAAATATTTATGTTCTTATTGGTCCATGTTTTGTACAGTGTATATATGTTTTAAGTTGTCTGCATGGAACTGTGATAGATATATTGTCTGTAGAGTGCCCATGAGACCCTCCACAACTTTCCTCGTCAGAGACGAAAACATCGACTAAAAGAGAATAACACTCTCAGCTTGTCTGTTCTGTAAAGTTAATAGCCTGGTAATTTCCACGCATCTACAGAACTGAAAGATAGAAGTCATCAACTGAGATCTGCCAAAAACCCGAACCACTCGGTACTGTCAAGATCTCTTGTCGAGGAAAGGCTGCCATCCCTAGAAGAGTATTTTGATAACATCTGTGCAAATGAAAACACTCTACGATGAAGAGCGTACTTAAGACGATGTCTGAGTACGTACATATTGAAGGGGAATAAGGTGGTTTCACATGttttacatgtgtgtacattCAGGAGAACAGAGTTATTTGACATCAAACCCATCCACAGCTCGGGAGGAGACTTACAGAGCATCTAATATATACTTTTGATATATTTGATGATTGGTTGAATTGTGGATCTGATGTCAAAATGTGCTATTCATATATTGTACGGATACTGAGATCTCGCGATAGATAACGAGATGTTGCCTCAGTAATGTTGAAATTGTTCGGATGGTATGTTGTAACAGTAGAGATGTTTGGGAAACGAATCTCCGCGGAAAGGCAGCGAGGAGGGGGGTCTCCTCTATTGGCCTGCACAAAACCAGACCTTAGAGAAAATGGGATCACTGTCCTGTCTTATATTCTGTAAACTATGTGTTTATATCATTCAGAAATAAACGTTTAAAAATTTCCCCCTGGCATGTGTTTTATTGCTATTGTTACGATGTAAGGGAGGAGTAATAGTGATAAAAGTGCTATATTGATCATATCATTTATACATCTGGATGACAAAAATAtgtgtgatgttttttttgtacttaTGATGATATTTCACTGAAAACTGGGGCTTGTTAGTAGTATTTTAGATCAAAGGTCTAAGGTACATTTTGAACTATGACGTCACTTGGCGCCATTCAGTATTGACAGGTGACCCACTTGTTTCCCGGACCTCTGCTTGAGGTGGCCTTTATGTTTATGAAAACAGCCAACCACTTGCAGAAGTAAGTGGATATTGAAAACACTTGTGATGCCCTCAGCATCAGGAGAATGCTCATGCGATAACAACGGACACCGTAACTTCTGCTGTCACATTGGCAACACGGTGTCGGTGGGATTCTAATCTTTCAGTTGAAGCGGTTTCTTGGTTTCTTGCCAGATAAAGTTTGGTACTTTCACATCTATAATCGACATCTAAAGTTCTTGTCGCCAGAGAGTTTTGCCGTGAGTTGCATTGGAAGTAAACAGAAGTCCTACCATCATCAAAAGGTAAAAGGTTTTTATGTAAAGTCTCGTTTCTTGTGGTTCGATGTCTTTCTTGCCATTACCAAAACTTCTGTTCATTATCAATTTAGACCAGAggtgaaattttttttcatgaaccGCAAAGCAAAGTAACCGACGCAACTTTTTGAGTGAGTTTACTGATAAATGAAATACCCCGAACAGCTTCAGTGATCGATAGTCGTCTGTATCATATTGTACCACGGTTTCCCTTCCTATGGACAGTGATGGACAAGGCACATGTCAGGTGGGTTGATGACAACTTCCAGGTGCTCCTGGACGAGCTCGAGTTGAGCCCCAGCTTCTACCGGCTGCTTCAAGCCAAGAAAGTATTTTCTTCTGAGCAGATCAAACGAATCAAGGTAGGTCATGTCATTCTCTTATGCAGAGATGATCTTCGAAAGAAAACGATGtcatgtgtgtgagtgtgcttTAAGCGGGTTGTCCCTTTGTTAGATTCATCATTCTTAAGACGACAGTCTGTGAGGTACTTCATGTATTGATGGGTTAGTTCTCGAGATTTGCACGTTACAGTGAAAAAAGGGGGCAACTAGAACTGCGATTAGTACAGGATGAAATATACAGTTTCGAAATAAACCCTTGCGGATCGTATCGTAATTCAACAACGTAAAAGTGCCATGTGTCAAGGGGTGCTCAGAGTAACATGAGACCTGACGCAGGAATTTAAAACGGCATGAACCAACAACTTGAAGCTGTCGTCTGCTCCATCCGTAACGTTATTGTAAAAAGTTTAATATTTCGATAAAGCAAAAAATTCTTCCCAGCTGTTTGCACGCCTCAATTTGGCCCTTACCGTTTCCATATAACATTTAAAAACAATTGCCCCGTGTCCCCTGATGTGTGTCACACTTGTCCACATCAACCAGGCCGAGTCCACCACCAGCCGGCGGAAGGCGAGGTTATTGACATTACTGAGGCAGCAGAACCCGGATGTACTGAGCAGGTTTTGTGACGTACTTGTGGACACGGACCAGAGAGGACTGGAGAGGCTACTTAGGGACAAGCAAAGACAAAGTGACCATTCACACGTTTTTACTGTATAAACTGTTTGGTTGCACCGCATTGCTATACTATAAGACTTGCTTCGCAGTGCGTTGGTAGGGATTACTGTTATACGAAGATGTATAAGTGTAGACATATCGGtgttctttttcaaaacaaactttgaacTATTGTTAACGAAAGCAATGTCAATCAACTGTGTCATGAAACGATGTTGATATGTTTTTCTGCTATATCAGCAAAGAAACATCCCGTCCTCTTCGAATCCGTTGACCGAGGCAGCCATCGTCTTGAGACGGGACAAAGacaaaactttaagacaaaagCAAAGAAACTGACGAGGCAGATTGAGGCGGGCCTTGAGGACGAGAACTTCGTCCTGGAGCGGTTGGTGGGAGGAATGCTGAGGACCCGGGCACAGGTGCTGGAGGAAAAGCTACTACAGGACAAGATCAGGGGGCAGAAGAAAGCCATGGAGAGAAAAATGCTACAGGACTTACAGGCAAAGGTACAGGCCCTCGAACAGGAACTCAGTGACTACAAAGAGGCACAGAAGGTGATTTGTGAAGAGAAAGAAAACGCCATTAGGTAAGGAACTgggatttgatttgattgtttcCAGAGATATTTCAGGtttttgtcacatgtaactTCAGAATTTCATTATACATTGTGTTTGTGTCaaatattataaaaaaaatccatgtaATGACCAGATAGACAGTGACTAAAACCAGCCATTGTGTGGTTTTGACTAAGTACCTAGTAGGTATTAGCTATATTTTGGCGACCAGGGCTAACGCAGTCATAAACGAAATTTCACATACAGAGGTAGCTTCAATTCTTCAATAGTAAGATGTCTAAACATCATGGTCTTCTCCAGAGACATGGAACTCGCCACCACAAGGATCTCGGAGTTGGAGAAGTCGCTGGAGGAGGTGGTTCAGGAGCGGGACTTCATGAGGCGGGAGCGGGACGCTGCTGTCCGGGCCGAGTGGCTGGCGACATTGGAGAAGACACAGCTGATGAGAGCCAGGGAGGACGCCGGGGAAGGAGGGAGAAAATTCAGGTAGGTATAGAAGACGGCCGACGTTGATGTTGCTTTTAGTGTAGGTAGGGATTTTGTTTGTTAAACCGCCTTTAGGCGCAGCACATCAGTTTTGTACGGTACGCAAAAGCTACATAAGACTGAAACGACGTTAATGTAAGTACTATACTGCAAGGTTATTGACAATCTGTTGTCTGGGGGAAAAGGGTAACTGGACCTGACTTGATGCAAATCTTAACGCATTATCATCACGATCTCCCAATGTTTCTGATGGAACTGTTTTCCGAAGTTAGAGGTACATTGCCAAATCGCAAAATACTGTGCCATAAAGACGTTTATATCTATGAGCAAATTACAGATAGTTTATTTCAATTAGTAAAGGTCATAAAATGGCTCAATATATTTCTATCCCAGGAAAGCACAGCAAGGAGCGCCTCCTGTAGGATTGCCAAAGACGCGCAACGTACACCCCAAAATGAAACCTACGGTATGTTGAGACCACGAGCCTGTTGTAATGTTTATCGCAACCTCCCATTTGGTTCAAACCATGTTGTTTCAAAGCAAACCTTAACTTCATCTTGAGATTTGCGCAGACTTTATGACTTTCTTTCCCCTTCTTCAGGCTCTTCGTGCACTGCTGCAGAGATGATAGCTGAGATGAGACTGACTTGCTACAGACACGTACCGTCTCAAACCTCTTAGATTAAAACAGCTGAAACACGTTTGTGATGAAGCAGAGTAAAAAATACCCCCGTCTTCCTATACAGTATCAGAGTGGGTTAGATATAGAAGCAAACATTATTACATTGCAGGAATTTAGTATTATTCCATCAACTGCTGTCAGTCAGGTACATACAGTTGCATGCAAATTGTTCAACTCTCTTCACATTCTCACTATTTTGTCGAATGAGGAATATTACAACTGCAGAACATGTCAAAATCCTATCCAATCAACAGATTGCTTATTACTACTTTACTAATTCCGGATCAAAATTCAATATTTCTTTCATTGtccatgcaaaattgcaaatttcACGACTTCGGTTCCTCTTACGACTCCCTGATAAATCGTGAAATGTGGTTTGTCAACACATTTGGAGTCATTGCATAATAACAAATATCACGATTCTTTCCGGAATCATCGGAACACGGGAGCTCCACATGGCCATGTCAGACCTTCTggtaaacaaaataacataaTGGATGTTTTCGTATTAtcatatattgtttaattagcagaatttttatgtttattctgtattctttcttcctttttgtaGTTGATATtggaccatacaaaagtcactgtactttttgtcgtgtcaataaagcttgactAGTAATCATCATGGCGGACATTGGAAATGCAATAGGGCAACCACTTGAGCTCTCCTGCATGTGCTTATCGTTGATATTTGGGAGATTAAGCTAGGTACAAATAAAGAAGAACTGACTGGACCATGTGATGGATCCGGACATAAATCGTCAGACAACAACACGTGTGACTGCGTCCGTCCGGGGTGCACAAGGGGAATATGATTGTGTATTCGTAATTGGTGTGTACGGACAGGAGACTTGACATCCAACTATAGATATCAAACATTGCAGCTACAAAAACAAGGAAACTAATTTTAGCTTACCGAGTTGAAGATGTGAAAAATTTGCCGTCTATTTCTTGTGCAAACTTGACGTGTATTTCGAGTAATCTATACCAATCATACATTTGTTATAAATGCTGTATGcaaattatcattatcatgcatGTTAGAATTTCTTGGGTCAAGGAGTCCTTTGTGTGTTAGAAATAGAATTTCGTCAAAGATCACGTCTATGTTCAGTTTGATAAATTACACGTTGCCCAAGTTCATACATGTCACTGGAGAGTACTAAAGATACTTTCCAGTCACATTCCTACTGAACCGCCCTTTCTAGTTCTCCTTGGTAGTTACTTTCAATGTAACAGACCCTTTTCAACATTCAAATTATTATGTTGATGACGTACAGTGGCTTGTACTCTGGGGAGTGTATGGATACAGTATAGCTCGAGCGAAATGGAGCACAAACGTTTACATACAAGTTGCATTCATCCAAGTGAGTGCCAAACTTAACATCTCTTTATTTGTGGTTCATTACCTGGCTACACCAGGTAGACAAATAAAGGTAAGTTTTAACTTAAGACGGAACTATGACAACAGCTTACAGTACATCCCGCGATAACGTCATAGGTCACAGCGACCAAGGTCATCAGCGGATCCCAGCAAGATGGCGGGTAAGGCTTTTACTCTTTACTCTCGTACTGCGGGTTTCACTTTCCTCAATAATGCTGGTTATCGAGCCATCGATCTTTATGACGTGTATAGATTAAAAATATATAGTTGAATAGCATCGACCACGCAGCTAGTCTGAGAAATACACTCGCCTTTGTCTGAAAAGTGCTTTTAAACTAGTCTTGCAACTTACAGAACGTTACACCTACTCGTCAGTAGGCATTAAATGTCTACaaaatactaacgttactagtagGTGGGTTTCATGTAATTCGAGGTTTTTAAGATTCTTTGTATCATCATTTTCCTACCAAAGTAACTTTTCGCCTGGTCGCTTTTATGACAAAGTTGTCGAGTAGTGCAAGATATTGATCCCTCTTTTCTGGGCGTTGTCTTTGCGCTGCATGTCACTCTGCTATTTCAATAATTGTGCCTGTGCAGCATTTTTGTTGCATGTCAATGAGACGCTGTGTTCGTGACCTACCTCGCATAGTCCATTGAAGCGACCTTAACTAGGTATCAAATGAAAAGTTGTTAAAGGAAATATTGCATGAGGAAGAATGCGATGAATTAAATGGAGCTTCTCGATGATTGCTTACGGTAGTAAAGGAAATAAGACACCAGAAACCCTTGGTATGATCAATGGCAGGATTTAGCATAGAGAACGATTTAGTCACAGTTAAGTGCCCAGGGGCCGCGTTATGGGTAAAGGGAATCGGACCCCTATACATGATGCGAGGCGGGATGACAAAACTGTACGGAAAAGCACATCGAAAATCCCCTTTCCAACCTTTCTAACGGAAtgcatttgaaaaatcaacctGTTGTTGAGCCTGTTGTCTGTTACAAATATGCGATCTGATCGATAGAGCGGCTCTTAAAATGTAGAAAAGGAAAGTTATAAGGAAACAGATGTGCTACGTGCGTCACATTCAAAAGAGATAAAATTAAAAAGAAGCAATATTTCAGATTGACATTTCAGACCTGTCTAAATTTTCAATGTCGAATGCTATTTAttacaaagtacatgtgtatgtaatgaCAGATGTGAATATAATGTAGAAGCAAAAAATACTTTTTAACCACCACTGCATGGTATACGATTTGTGACATATGGTGGTGCCCGTGACTTGCTTGAGATTTGCAAACTAATTTCAAATTCAAAGCGACTTCAATGTTGCCCTTCCACGTCTGCAGACTTGAAGGCTCAGATCGAATC comes from Branchiostoma floridae strain S238N-H82 chromosome 2, Bfl_VNyyK, whole genome shotgun sequence and encodes:
- the LOC118403297 gene encoding uncharacterized protein LOC118403297, whose amino-acid sequence is MDKAHVRWVDDNFQVLLDELELSPSFYRLLQAKKVFSSEQIKRIKAESTTSRRKARLLTLLRQQNPDVLSRFCDVLVDTDQRGLERLLRDKQRQTKKHPVLFESVDRGSHRLETGQRQNFKTKAKKLTRQIEAGLEDENFVLERLVGGMLRTRAQVLEEKLLQDKIRGQKKAMERKMLQDLQAKVQALEQELSDYKEAQKVICEEKENAIRDMELATTRISELEKSLEEVVQERDFMRRERDAAVRAEWLATLEKTQLMRAREDAGEGGRKFRKAQQGAPPVGLPKTRNVHPKMKPTALRALLQR